One genomic window of Capricornis sumatraensis isolate serow.1 chromosome 15, serow.2, whole genome shotgun sequence includes the following:
- the CSTF1 gene encoding cleavage stimulation factor subunit 1, with amino-acid sequence MYRTKVGLKDRQQLYKLIISQLLYDGYISIANGLINEIKPQSVCAPSEQLLHLIKLGMENDDTAVQYAIGRSDTVAPGTGIDLEFDADVQTMSPEASEYETCYVTSHKGPCRVATYSRDGQLIATGSADASIKILDTERMLAKSAMPIEVMMNETAQQNMENHPVIRTLYDHVDEVTCLAFHPTEQILASGSRDYTLKLFDYSKPSAKRAFKYIQEAEMLRSISFHPSGDFILVGTQHPTLRLYDINTFQCFVSCNPQDQHTDAICSVNYNPSANMYVTGSKDGCIKLWDGVSNRCITTFEKAHDGAEVCSAIFSKNSKYILSSGKDSVAKLWEISTGRTLVRYTGAGLSGRQVHRTQAVFNHTEDYVLLPDERTISLCCWDSRTAERRNLLSLGHNNIVRCIVHSPTNPGFMTCSDDFRARFWYRRSTTD; translated from the exons ATGTACAGAACCAAAGTGGGCTTGAAGGACCGCCAGCAGCTCTACAAGCTGATCATTAGCCAGCTGCTCTATGATGGCTATATCAGCATTGCCAATGGCCTCATCAATGAAATCAAGCCTCAGTCTGTGTGTGCACCCTCGGAGCAGCTCCTGCATCTCATCAAACTTG GAATGGAAAATGACGACACTGCAGTTCAGTATGCAATTGGTCGGTCAGACACAGTTGCCCCTGGCACAGGAATTGACCTGGAGTTTGATGCAGATGTCCAGACTATGTCCCCAGAAGCATCAGAGTACGAAACCTGCTACGTCACGTCCCACAAAGGACCCTGTCGCGTAGCTACCTATAGTAGAGATGGGCAGCTAATAGCTACTGGATCTGCTGATGCATCCATAAAAATCCTAGACACAGAAAGAATGCTGGCCAAAAGTGCCATGCCGATCGAG GTCATGATGAACGAGACTGCACAGCAGAACATGGAAAACCACCCAGTGATTCGAACTCTTTACGACCACGTGGATGAAGTCACGTGTCTCGCCTTCCACCCAACAGAACAGATCCTCGCCTCTGGTTCAAGGGATTATACTCTTAAATTATTTGATTATTCCAAACCGTCTGCAAAAAGAGCCTTCAAATACATCCAG GAGGCTGAAATGTTACGCTCCATCTCCTTTCATCCTTCTGGAGACTTTATACTTGTGGGGACTCAGCATCCGACACTTCGACTTTACGACATCAACACATTTCAGTGCTTTGTCTCTTGCAACCCTCAAGATCAGCACACTGATGCCATATGTTCAGTGAATTACAATCCTAGTGCCAATATGTACGTGACTGGTAGCAAGGATGGCTGCATCAAATTATGGGATGGCGTCTCAAATCGGTGCATCACAACGTTCGAGAAAGCACATGATGGCGCGGAAGTTTGTTCTGCCATCTTTTCGAAAAATTCTAAATACATTCTGTcaagtggaaaagactctgtagCTAAACTTTGGGAAATATCAACAGGACGAACGCTGGTCAGATACACAG GCGCTGGCTTGAGTGGGCGGCAGGTGCACCGGACGCAGGCTGTCTTCAACCACACGGAGGACTACGTGCTGCTGCCCGACGAGAGGACCATCAGCCTGTGCTGCTGGGACTCGCGCACGGCCGAGCGCCGGAACCTGCTCTCGCTGGGCCACAACAACATCGTGCGCTGCATCGTGCACTCGCCCACCAACCCCGGCTTCATGACCTGCAGCGATGACTTCCGGGCACGGTTTTGGTACCGGCGGTCAACCACGGACTAG
- the AURKA gene encoding aurora kinase A → MDRCKENCISGPKTAVPLSDGPKRVPVAQQFPSQNPVSVNSGQAQRVLCPTNSSQRVPSQAQKLVSIQKPVQTLKQKPPQAASAPRPVIRPPSNTQKSKQPQPPAPGSNPEKEVASKQKNEESKKRQWALEDFEIGRPLGKGKFGNVYLAREKQSKFILALKVLFKAQLEKAGVEHQLRREVEIQSHLRHPNILRLYGYFHDATRVYLILEYAPLGAVYRELQKLSKFDEQRTATYITELANALSYCHSKRVIHRDIKPENLLLGSAGELKIADFGWSVHAPSSRRTTLCGTLDYLPPEMIEGRMHDEKVDLWSLGVLCYEFLVGKPPFEADTYQETYRRISRVEFTFPDCVPEGARDLISRLLKHNPSQRPTLKEVLEHPWITANSKPSSCQKKESTSKQS, encoded by the exons ATGGACAGATGTAAAGAAAACTGCATCTCAGGGCCTAAG ACTGCAGTTCCACTTAGTGATGGCCCAAAACGTgttccagtggctcagcagtttcCCTCTCAGAATCCGGTGTCTGTGAACAGTGGCCAGGCTCAGCGCGTCCTGTGTCCCACAAATTCCTCACAGCGTGTTCCTTCACAAGCACAGAAGCTAGTCTCCATCCAGAAACCAGTACAGACCCTGAAGCAGAAGCCACCGCAGGCAGCCAGCGCCCCTCGTCCTGTCATCAGGCCGCCAAGTAACACCCAGAAGAGCAAACAACCCCAGCCACCAGCGCCTG GAAGTAATCCTGAGAAGGAAGTggcatcaaaacaaaaaaatgaagaatcaaAAAA AAGGCAATGGGCTTTGGAAGATTTTGAAATTGGTCGCCCGCTGGGTAAAGGAAAGTTTGGTAATGTTTATTTGGcgagagaaaaacaaagcaagttTATTCTGGCTCTTAAAGTATTATTCAAAGCTCAGCTGGAGAAGGCCGGCGTTGAGCATCAGCTGAGAAGAGAAGTAGAAATACAGTCGCATCTCAG GCATCCAAACATCCTCAGACTATATGGTTATTTCCATGATGCTACCAGAGTCTACTTAATTTTGGAATACGCACCCCTCGGAGCTGTCTATAGAGAACTTCAGAAACTGTCAAAGTTTGATGAGCAGAGAACTGCCACG tATATCACAGAATTGGCAAATGCCTTGTCTTACTGTCATTCAAAGAGAGTTATTCACAGAGACATTAAGCCAGAGAACCTGCTCCTTGGATCAGCTGGAGAGCTTAAGATCGCCGATTTTGGGTGGTCGGTACATGCCCCATCCTCCAG GAGGACCACCCTCTGCGGCACGCTGGACTACCTGCCCCCTGAGATGATTGAGGGCCGGATGCACGACGAGAAAGTGGACCTCTGGAGCCTTGGGGTGCTTTGCTATGAGTTCCTCGTCGGGAAGCCTCCTTTTGAGGCAGACACATACCAGGAGACCTACAGAAGAATATCACGG GTGGAATTCACATTCCCTGACTGCGTGCCCGAGGGAGCCAGGGACCTCATTTCAAGACTATTGAAGCAcaaccccagccagaggcccacCCTCAAAGAAGTACTTGAACACCCCTGGATCACAGCCAACTCAAAACCATCAAGTTGTCAGAAAAAAGAATCAACTAGCAAACAGTCTTAA